In the Candidatus Latescibacterota bacterium genome, one interval contains:
- a CDS encoding ParB N-terminal domain-containing protein: MKYFDNNIADNRFNSIAAEDQTRIKDHFLNKYLPNPMAGDQLTEAHQAMVEGQRPLFPETAVAAEPDRFSLEADKELAAAAQESGIADIVGLEPEPYDTVSELPVMPEAGGVVEQMPEDQRSIADPQGYMESLAEGLTAGVLDVASIPFAITHAVAEQVEGEGALEIGARRVRDFLKEKAEEHPMAKELQGKNLWDNPEIILDPRFTLYGVGNMAPSFLAAMLPGAAALRFGKLAATAIGGISAGMMEGANTYGESRERGNEPDEAFKDMMLMTVGSAVLNQIGFTAIFSKYKGKKLVMATVAALTEGATEYAEEPLEAEILGMEGAEYRQKMKDGLAVIGPAMIMGGGGSAVSGYIQKAQENRVKALEEEQGKGDLGLEQEEQLIRERKIRDDMQAAVKEKLEAEKTVEGDKAKQPFTKELGPEVEAEVSAEEAEALIEDEELAVAEEPPTKPVTEKEVKVKKEVEKPKEEPTAKKPAETADELESDLNKMFGEEVTTEKPAEAAEEVIAEEPVKEVAEEEKAAEKPEEPAKEEVSALAAEEKRKAEEKEPATEIEKKLAKAVEAEAEITDDTRKFIEDKVSKLGTVEAVDELYKSDKPVDVYAREHAREVFEEKAEEKEEEAQAEVAPEPEVVAEEKGEEKAEAVEANIESVRAAPTTKDKLYGYTVRKAVPNMGSIESTYDEGEYEILPGVRDVSMDAFTVAEDVNKPSHSATENERIRKLADEIKSNKEINPLIVAIEDKGPYILEGGHRFDALAMLGVKSFPAVIVDASTPPAKPEPAAPVTEAAGMKEEVKPVLDAAAIQAKKNDIREGEMILESGKNVIGKKMSKDALAAVARQVEKDKRKLTELEKSAPPVEDAPEQREEVKIEPELIFTSTGRPFKSQGAAQRKAKSLGEDYEAVKTFDGYAVRRSEIKEVREYAKKHGYRVVKINPMSPLGEKYAFRLEKDGAKMHARAFSDAKYLIDSREARLKKKPAAEEVKPTEKPPEGKLRFATREGKPAAKPKSVKFIEDAVKPLAAKIDVPVNTVQSVEDLPAQYQDAVKAEMEKGGVIRGFFDPTTEEMYLIADSLRQRKKAVSTVLHEVVAHYGLRRVLGSGIDEFYRKELIEHKKYKDEIQGIADRWNIPLEKAAEEMLAGQIEDGTVAPSLLDRLMAFIRRTLKAIGVRFAFSEAELRVLLDDALRASMGRKRAEREAGQPLFARTLDPVAIEKEIQQVSELLANLPPMRNGVSTENIQMRYLQKIAELERQMVAAEQGLRFARTDVSADLERTIPQIDDETNREKFVRVVVDKLNRIETIQKAYDVVPQTEDTRLAAELFPGRVSHELDKLEDFLTKGRKSFMVRLAQAGYSVGKLGGFMYAKHTAERRQAKYGEMIDDLNAQLEAGVITPEVAEKELAKLSARLEDRDDTFGAGISLNQAAVVLDRYEGTGIEEFADEFRKKIINVTLERYRDYGEITEEAYQKYKDQYNYYVPLKGKAGKKAYRGIGKGFSVSGKSIKRAHGRWSIADNPFVQAIVDYEQAVMREEKNKVASTFLEFVRNNPHPLWDAKEVFNPSTINEEGEIAFRDPASDYAHEIFAVKEEGKTIEVTIRDVVLARAMKSLGTESTVPIIGGALELFNTIQRGVITTFSPVFPIFNFIRDTPTATFHITSDHGFKLATKTLASLPAAINGVRGNIRSDADKGWAAEYEDLKATGGKVGWFDNKPLEQRIKQLERKVRSYTGKGRIVAPIKVLGQLIQDYNEMVESGIRLSVYHHLKGAGATKEVAASYAKNVTVNFNKKGEIGRILNSLYLFSNATIQGIARNLRTIGIPGKPKTAGQVRAQALIGLIIATAFLNELKNRMIDPDDWEEVADFQKDQNATWHLGGGRTLSVPLPYGLNVYWALGGLAAEMALGNNPDPVKLAARMVGAVADAASPVGGGPLTQIISPTALDLPVQLATNKTFFGGPVAPDQPAYGPKKPRHQLYFKGVRPSTREFTRWLAEKTATQRKPFGAADVSPEYIDHTINFLGGGIGKFVSNSVATGISLATDEKIETRFIPVMRRFYRKPYPGKSKQTVYGMLDDAATTVFTAGERERFKSAVDRAVADGSMEKKTAKSVKSRFIKEQRKINPELKAVPVRESPVFPKPPDPGKQLRKSLRDIGRIKK, encoded by the coding sequence ATGAAGTATTTCGATAATAATATTGCAGATAACCGTTTTAATTCTATTGCCGCAGAAGACCAGACACGCATTAAAGATCACTTCCTTAATAAGTATCTCCCTAATCCTATGGCCGGTGACCAGCTTACCGAGGCGCATCAGGCTATGGTCGAAGGGCAGCGCCCACTATTTCCAGAAACAGCGGTAGCGGCTGAACCGGATCGGTTCTCGTTAGAGGCCGACAAGGAATTGGCTGCCGCCGCGCAAGAGTCTGGTATTGCGGATATCGTAGGCTTGGAGCCGGAGCCGTATGATACCGTGTCCGAACTCCCGGTAATGCCTGAAGCCGGTGGTGTGGTTGAGCAGATGCCAGAAGATCAACGATCTATAGCCGACCCACAAGGGTATATGGAATCACTGGCCGAGGGATTGACCGCAGGTGTCCTCGACGTAGCGAGTATTCCGTTTGCCATAACGCACGCGGTAGCAGAACAGGTTGAAGGAGAGGGTGCCCTTGAAATAGGGGCAAGGCGCGTAAGGGACTTCTTAAAGGAGAAGGCCGAAGAACACCCAATGGCGAAAGAATTACAGGGCAAGAACCTTTGGGATAACCCTGAGATCATCCTTGACCCTCGATTTACCTTGTATGGAGTTGGTAATATGGCTCCATCGTTTCTCGCCGCGATGCTTCCTGGCGCGGCTGCGCTAAGATTCGGGAAACTCGCCGCGACTGCTATTGGTGGTATTTCTGCGGGCATGATGGAGGGGGCAAATACCTATGGTGAATCGCGTGAGCGCGGGAATGAGCCGGATGAAGCGTTCAAGGATATGATGTTGATGACCGTGGGTAGCGCGGTTCTCAACCAAATAGGCTTTACTGCCATATTTTCCAAGTATAAGGGCAAGAAGCTTGTTATGGCTACCGTGGCGGCATTAACCGAGGGGGCAACAGAATACGCCGAAGAACCGCTTGAGGCTGAAATCTTAGGCATGGAGGGTGCCGAGTATCGCCAGAAGATGAAGGACGGGCTTGCTGTTATTGGCCCTGCGATGATTATGGGTGGTGGTGGAAGTGCCGTATCGGGTTATATCCAGAAAGCACAGGAGAACCGCGTAAAAGCCTTGGAGGAAGAGCAGGGGAAAGGCGATTTGGGTCTTGAGCAGGAAGAGCAACTAATTCGTGAGCGCAAGATAAGAGATGATATGCAAGCTGCCGTAAAAGAGAAACTTGAGGCAGAAAAGACAGTCGAGGGCGACAAGGCCAAACAGCCGTTCACGAAAGAATTGGGGCCAGAGGTAGAGGCCGAGGTAAGCGCGGAGGAGGCTGAAGCACTGATAGAGGATGAAGAACTTGCGGTGGCTGAAGAGCCCCCCACTAAACCCGTTACAGAGAAAGAAGTTAAGGTTAAAAAAGAGGTCGAAAAGCCCAAAGAAGAGCCCACTGCGAAAAAGCCCGCTGAAACAGCCGACGAACTTGAATCTGATCTGAATAAAATGTTTGGCGAAGAAGTTACCACCGAAAAGCCCGCAGAGGCCGCTGAAGAGGTGATCGCTGAAGAGCCGGTCAAAGAGGTGGCGGAAGAGGAAAAAGCCGCAGAGAAGCCAGAAGAGCCAGCGAAAGAGGAAGTTTCAGCCCTCGCCGCTGAGGAAAAGCGCAAGGCTGAGGAAAAAGAACCAGCAACAGAGATTGAAAAGAAGCTGGCGAAGGCGGTTGAGGCAGAGGCAGAGATAACCGATGATACACGCAAGTTTATCGAGGATAAGGTTTCCAAACTTGGTACAGTGGAGGCCGTAGATGAACTATATAAGAGCGACAAGCCAGTTGATGTGTACGCGAGAGAGCATGCACGTGAAGTTTTCGAGGAAAAAGCGGAAGAAAAAGAAGAAGAAGCACAAGCTGAGGTCGCACCGGAGCCTGAAGTCGTTGCGGAAGAAAAGGGCGAGGAAAAGGCTGAGGCGGTAGAGGCGAACATTGAAAGCGTTAGGGCGGCCCCAACGACCAAAGATAAGCTGTACGGTTACACTGTCCGCAAAGCCGTACCTAACATGGGTTCGATAGAATCAACCTATGACGAAGGTGAATATGAAATATTACCGGGCGTTAGGGATGTTTCTATGGATGCCTTCACAGTGGCAGAAGACGTAAACAAACCCTCCCATAGTGCTACTGAGAATGAACGCATCCGTAAACTTGCGGATGAAATTAAGAGCAATAAAGAAATCAATCCACTTATTGTAGCCATAGAAGACAAGGGGCCATATATCCTTGAGGGTGGTCATCGATTTGATGCCCTTGCAATGCTTGGGGTAAAATCATTTCCGGCTGTTATTGTTGATGCCAGCACACCCCCAGCCAAACCCGAACCCGCCGCGCCTGTAACCGAAGCTGCGGGAATGAAAGAGGAAGTGAAGCCAGTTCTTGATGCAGCCGCAATCCAGGCAAAGAAGAACGACATCCGCGAAGGCGAGATGATTCTTGAGTCTGGTAAGAATGTTATCGGTAAAAAGATGAGCAAGGATGCGCTGGCCGCTGTTGCCCGACAGGTTGAGAAGGACAAGCGCAAGCTGACCGAGCTTGAGAAATCCGCTCCGCCCGTTGAGGACGCGCCTGAGCAGCGCGAGGAAGTAAAGATTGAACCAGAACTAATATTCACCAGCACTGGTCGTCCATTTAAGTCTCAGGGAGCAGCACAGCGCAAAGCCAAGTCTCTCGGTGAAGATTATGAGGCCGTCAAGACATTTGATGGCTATGCTGTGCGCAGGTCAGAAATTAAAGAAGTTCGAGAGTATGCAAAAAAACACGGGTATAGAGTTGTTAAAATTAATCCTATGTCTCCGCTTGGGGAAAAGTATGCCTTTAGATTGGAAAAGGATGGTGCTAAGATGCACGCACGAGCCTTCTCCGATGCTAAATATTTGATTGATAGCAGAGAGGCGCGTCTAAAGAAAAAGCCCGCTGCTGAGGAAGTAAAACCCACCGAGAAACCGCCAGAAGGCAAGCTCCGCTTTGCAACACGGGAAGGCAAGCCTGCCGCAAAACCTAAGTCCGTCAAGTTCATCGAGGATGCGGTTAAGCCACTGGCCGCCAAGATTGACGTGCCGGTGAATACCGTGCAGTCCGTTGAAGACCTGCCAGCGCAGTACCAGGATGCGGTGAAGGCTGAGATGGAAAAGGGCGGCGTAATCCGTGGCTTCTTCGATCCGACTACCGAAGAAATGTATCTGATAGCCGATAGCCTGCGGCAACGCAAGAAAGCGGTTAGCACTGTATTGCATGAGGTTGTAGCGCACTACGGGCTACGCCGGGTACTCGGTAGTGGTATCGATGAGTTCTACCGCAAGGAGTTGATCGAGCATAAGAAGTACAAAGATGAAATCCAGGGCATAGCCGACAGGTGGAACATTCCCCTTGAAAAAGCTGCCGAGGAAATGCTTGCCGGACAGATAGAGGATGGAACGGTAGCACCGAGTCTGTTGGACAGGCTGATGGCCTTCATACGGCGCACCCTGAAGGCCATAGGTGTGCGATTTGCGTTCAGTGAAGCCGAACTAAGGGTGTTGCTCGATGATGCTCTGAGGGCGAGTATGGGGCGCAAGAGAGCGGAGAGAGAGGCTGGTCAGCCTTTGTTCGCCCGTACCCTTGACCCTGTTGCCATAGAGAAGGAGATACAGCAGGTATCAGAGTTGTTGGCTAACCTACCGCCGATGCGCAACGGGGTGAGCACGGAAAACATACAGATGCGTTACTTGCAGAAGATCGCAGAGCTTGAGCGGCAGATGGTGGCCGCAGAGCAGGGGTTGCGCTTCGCCCGCACCGATGTCTCTGCTGATCTTGAGCGCACCATTCCTCAGATTGATGATGAGACAAACAGGGAGAAGTTTGTGCGCGTGGTAGTCGATAAGCTGAACAGAATAGAGACAATCCAGAAAGCTTATGATGTGGTTCCGCAGACAGAGGATACGCGGCTGGCCGCAGAGTTGTTCCCCGGCAGAGTGTCGCACGAGCTTGATAAACTTGAGGATTTTCTGACCAAGGGCAGGAAGTCGTTCATGGTGCGCTTGGCTCAAGCTGGATATAGTGTGGGCAAACTCGGTGGGTTCATGTACGCGAAGCACACCGCCGAACGCCGTCAGGCTAAGTACGGAGAGATGATTGACGATCTTAACGCACAGCTTGAGGCTGGGGTTATCACGCCAGAGGTGGCTGAAAAGGAACTTGCGAAGCTGAGTGCGAGGCTTGAGGATCGGGATGATACTTTCGGGGCCGGTATATCATTAAACCAGGCTGCTGTTGTTCTGGATCGTTACGAGGGTACGGGCATAGAAGAGTTTGCCGATGAGTTCCGTAAGAAGATTATCAACGTGACGCTCGAACGTTACCGTGACTATGGTGAGATCACAGAAGAAGCTTACCAGAAGTATAAGGACCAGTACAATTATTACGTACCGCTCAAGGGTAAGGCGGGTAAGAAAGCCTATCGTGGTATCGGTAAGGGATTCTCGGTAAGCGGGAAGTCCATTAAGCGGGCACATGGGCGCTGGTCGATTGCGGACAATCCATTCGTGCAGGCCATCGTAGACTACGAGCAGGCGGTAATGCGCGAGGAAAAGAACAAGGTAGCCAGTACGTTCCTTGAGTTCGTGCGCAACAATCCTCATCCGCTTTGGGATGCCAAGGAGGTCTTTAACCCTTCGACAATAAACGAAGAGGGAGAGATTGCGTTTCGTGATCCGGCGAGTGATTATGCGCATGAGATATTTGCCGTCAAGGAAGAGGGCAAGACCATAGAGGTGACTATCAGGGATGTGGTTCTCGCCCGTGCAATGAAAAGCTTAGGTACAGAGAGTACCGTGCCCATAATCGGCGGTGCGCTTGAACTGTTTAACACCATACAGCGCGGGGTAATAACAACGTTTTCGCCCGTATTCCCGATCTTCAACTTCATCAGGGATACCCCCACGGCCACATTCCATATCACTTCCGATCATGGATTTAAGCTGGCGACTAAGACACTTGCCTCACTACCTGCGGCTATCAACGGTGTGCGCGGTAACATCAGAAGTGATGCGGATAAAGGTTGGGCTGCTGAGTATGAGGACTTGAAGGCTACTGGCGGTAAGGTAGGTTGGTTTGACAACAAGCCGTTGGAGCAGAGGATAAAACAGCTTGAGCGCAAGGTGCGCTCTTACACGGGTAAAGGTCGGATAGTCGCACCGATAAAAGTCCTTGGGCAATTAATACAGGATTACAATGAGATGGTGGAGAGCGGTATCCGCCTGTCGGTATACCATCACCTTAAGGGTGCTGGCGCGACAAAGGAAGTGGCCGCGAGTTATGCTAAAAACGTGACCGTCAACTTTAATAAAAAAGGTGAAATCGGTAGGATATTGAACAGTCTGTACCTGTTCTCAAATGCTACGATTCAGGGCATAGCCCGTAATTTGAGAACAATCGGCATCCCCGGTAAGCCTAAGACGGCAGGACAGGTAAGGGCACAGGCGCTGATCGGCCTTATCATAGCCACCGCATTTCTCAACGAGTTAAAGAATCGCATGATCGATCCTGACGATTGGGAGGAAGTGGCCGACTTCCAAAAGGATCAGAACGCTACTTGGCATCTTGGCGGCGGCAGAACATTGAGCGTACCGTTGCCTTACGGGCTTAACGTCTATTGGGCGCTCGGTGGACTGGCGGCAGAAATGGCATTAGGCAATAACCCTGATCCAGTTAAACTCGCGGCCAGGATGGTGGGCGCGGTGGCCGATGCTGCAAGTCCTGTTGGCGGTGGCCCGTTGACACAGATCATTTCACCGACTGCCCTTGATCTGCCGGTGCAGTTGGCTACAAATAAAACATTTTTCGGTGGCCCTGTGGCACCAGATCAACCGGCCTATGGGCCTAAAAAGCCACGGCACCAGTTATATTTCAAGGGCGTGCGCCCATCCACAAGGGAATTCACTCGCTGGTTGGCAGAGAAGACCGCTACGCAGCGTAAGCCTTTCGGTGCGGCGGATGTCAGCCCTGAGTATATTGACCACACGATCAACTTCCTGGGCGGTGGAATTGGGAAGTTTGTCAGCAATTCGGTGGCTACCGGCATCTCACTGGCAACTGATGAAAAGATAGAAACGCGGTTTATACCCGTGATGCGCCGTTTTTACCGTAAACCTTATCCTGGTAAGAGTAAGCAAACTGTCTACGGTATGTTGGACGATGCGGCGACCACCGTGTTTACCGCAGGAGAGCGGGAGCGTTTCAAGAGTGCAGTGGATAGGGCTGTCGCGGATGGGTCAATGGAGAAGAAAACTGCGAAGTCCGTTAAGAGTCGGTTCATCAAGGAGCAGAGGAAAATCAATCCCGAACTTAAGGCGGTTCCGGTTCGGGAATCTCCTGTTTTCCCAAAGCCTCCTGATCCTGGCAAGCAGTTGAGAAAATCCCTGCGCGATATTGGGCGCATTAAGAAATAG
- a CDS encoding GNAT family N-acetyltransferase, which translates to MNYRIINIVSDGMVEPYLTQLIGLGAAFYNETTLKDKGLDANAFSLLETIKLLINNDFGILILAIGDNNEVVGTIAGTISPWLLCREQSVCQEAWWYVAKDHRGSGVEHWLLEQFESTAKAAGAQFCIMGTHDNPRERVLLRYYARNGYTSLEHLLIKKV; encoded by the coding sequence ATGAACTACCGGATTATAAATATCGTCAGCGATGGGATGGTTGAGCCGTATCTGACGCAACTGATTGGTCTTGGTGCGGCGTTCTACAATGAGACTACGCTGAAGGATAAGGGGCTTGATGCCAATGCGTTCAGCCTGCTTGAGACTATAAAGCTTTTGATTAACAATGACTTTGGCATCCTGATACTCGCCATTGGTGATAATAATGAGGTGGTGGGTACGATTGCCGGTACTATCAGTCCGTGGCTGCTGTGCAGAGAGCAGTCGGTTTGCCAGGAAGCTTGGTGGTATGTTGCGAAAGATCATCGAGGTAGCGGCGTTGAACACTGGCTATTGGAACAGTTTGAGTCTACGGCAAAGGCCGCAGGAGCGCAATTCTGTATTATGGGAACGCATGACAACCCCAGAGAGCGGGTCTTATTGCGCTACTATGCCCGAAATGGTTATACTTCATTAGAGCATCTACTTATCAAGAAGGTGTGA